The nucleotide window TCAGCCTTTGGCTGAGATCAAGTATAGTTTCCTCTGGTCCTAGGCAAACAACACTATCTATCAGGTGTATTTAGGGCTTGGAAACCCACAGAGGAGAGGGTTTTCCTTCATGGGTGTAGCATTAGTAGTGTGGCCACTACATGTTGAATGCCCACTGTATGCGGACATGAGCTGCCTTTGATCCCTAGTCCTAAAAAACTGAGGATCTTGCTGGCATCTCTTGCCTCTGAGGGTCCTCGGGTTCTGGGCTGTGACTGTGAGGTGGGATTGCAATGGCCTATCTGTTTCACTGCTGCCTTGGTCTTGGCAGGTGATGCTTGTGATTGATGCTGCAGTGACCAATGTGGAGGACCTGTCCTCACTGGAGGAGTACCTTGCCAGCTTGGGCAGAAAGCACCGGGCAGCAGGTGTCAAGCTCAGCTCCTTCTCGGTGGGTAAAGGGGCTCTTCTTCTCTCCAGAGCTCCTGTCCTGAGGCCGCCATTCTCTCCCCATCCTCCTTTATCTACCTGCTCTCTCTCCCTACTCCTCAGATGATCAGGGTTTGGGGCCTGCATCTGCTACTTACCTGCTGGGTGACTCTGGCACTGGCTTGACCTCTCTGAACCTCCAAGTTCTCTTCTCTGATATGacttctattttgttgttgttgagacagaaggTATGGctttgtcacccaagctggagggcagtggcataattgtagctcactataacctcaaattattgggctcaagcaatcctcctgcctcagcctcccaagtagctagagctATCGGCACAGgaaccatgcctgactaatttttttttaaagttttttacaGAAAggggggtctcactgtattgttcaggatagcctcaaactcctggcctcaagtaatcctcctgccctgTCCTCTCAAAGTTATGctgatcacaggtatgagccaccatgctcagcatgGTATGGCTTCTTTTAAAACCAGAAACATAAAGGAGCCTTTGGGATTATCTGTTCTGTTCAGTTTTCTATCACTGTGTATCAGATCACCCCAAAACTTGCTTTAAACCATGACTTCTGATTTCTTGTGGCTGGGTTCAGCTGGCAGTTCTGCTCCATGTGGTGTGGCCGGAGTTAACTTGTGTGTTGTGCTCAGCTGGGAGCTCACCCAAGGCTGGAGTGTTCCAGCTGGCCTGCCAGCCTTTGAGCTCTCCCTCCCTGTGACCTCTTATCATTCTGTCGTAAAGCTGAGTTTCTTTACAGAATAAAAGCTGAGTTCTAAGAGGAAATATTCTGAGAGGACGTGGTCCAGTGTGCAAGTACTTATAAAGCCTCTACTTGCCTCACTCTTGCTAATGTTCCATTGGCCAAAGCCAGACTCATGGATAAGGCCAACGTCAATGTGGGAGGACCCTACTCAAGATGGGCCACCGACGTGACAGTCTGCCACACAGTCCTATCACCTTGCTAGATGATAGGGGCCATGTTGGTCTTGTCCTCCTCTTCATACCCAAcactagcacagtgcctggtttTAAGTGGatattcagtaaatacttgtgGAGTAAATGcaacttattttattataattaataataagtgACAGCCATTATTATTGCTGAAGGCTTCCTGTATACAGATACTACACTAAGAACTTTTTCTGGATTATCCCATTTAATCATCCCAACAAGCCCATGAGTTGGAACTTTTACTCTCCCTGTTTtgcacctgaggctcagagagggtacCTAACTTGCTCAAGGCCACCCAGCTAATGAATGATGGAGTCAGAATCTGAACTCTGGTCTTCTGGCTCCAGAGCCTAAGCTCTTACCCACATAACtgccatcttacagatgaggaaactgaagtttggTGGCAATGGCTTGGTTTGGTCTGAGCTGGGAGGCCAATACCCAGCCCTTACTCCCCAAGTGGCTGAATGACTAGACTCAGGTGAAATGGTTTGTTCACTGTAAGCCTCACATTTAAGGGGAAAGGTGGGCACAATGTGGTACCCAAGGATTTGGTCAGAACTCGGCTCAGGAAGCATGGAGAGAAGAAAGGCCTGGGAACCCTTACTAgccccaggcctcagttttctcacctgtgaaatggagcCGTGCCTTCCTGCCCTCAGGAATGACAAGGTGCTCCTTGCCTCTGCAGACAGTGGGTGAGTCCCTGCTCTACATGCTGGAGAAGTGCCTGGGCCCTGCCTTCACCCCAGCCACGAGGGCCGCCTGGAGCCAGCTCTATCAGACCGTGGTGCAGGCCATGAGTCGGGGCTGGGATGGCCAGTGAGAGAGGCGACCCCTGCCAGAGGCCTCTGTCTGTGTCTGTTGTAGCCCAGGCTCTCCCAGGCCTCCCTGCATCTTGGTCCTGTCCCCTTGGCCATACTGGAGAGGTGACGACACAAGGCTGAGTCTGTCTCACCCCTCTCCAACTGCAGAAGGAGGAGCTTTTCCTTCAGGAGGGGGTTTCtggattccccccacccccagtcgcctccttcctgcctgcctttcccCCTCTCTTGCAAACCCTTGCCTCATGAGGAGGAGCAGAGCTTTGGTGGCAGAGGTGGCATGGGGCCGGGAAGCTGTGGGTCTTGAGGCAATGGGGCCTTCTGTCCAGCAGGGCCTCTTGGGTGAGCCCAGCCCCAGTGGATACCTTCCCCTCCTGCCTGCCCAGGCCCTTCGCTGCTTTCCTACCTGAAGGCTGTTTGCCCTTCACaaataaggagaaagagaaacttTGGCCTGCGTGGTGGAGTCATAAGCAGGGGAGCAGAGAGTCAGGAAAGGTGCCAAGGGAGGGAGGGGCACCTGGGTCTCCGTGGGGGCGCCTCTGGAGCTGCACAAATGCCAGCTGGCAAAGTCGTTTTCCTTTGCAGTCCCCCTCCCCTCATTCAGCACTTTTTGTGGGATCCCTGTGAGTGTTGCTCTGTAGGACCCCAGACAGCCAGCCAGGtaagggtggggatgggggcGGGCGAGGGTCCCCGGGCCCTTCCTCACTACCCACTCGAGAGCGCCCTCAGCTCCCTGCGCTCAGGCAGGTAGATAGAAGAGAAGGCGGCAGGAGACCCTTTGCCCTCACCCCAAGCCGTCTGTACCCTGTCTTCTTTTGCTCTGTGTGTTCTATAAACTCCTGAGGAATAAACCTGTTGCCTGTCTGACTCTCCAGGACTGGTCTTTTCTTGTGTCATAGCTTGTGGTAGATGAAGCTGAAGGGCACTGGTGCTCAGGGCAGGATGGGGCATGGTGGGGCAGGCTAAGGCCCGAGTGTGTGGAAAAGAAGGGGGAGGCCTGGGAAGGCGGGAGCCAGGGATGGAGATGGAGCTAGGGCTTGTGGTTGAAACTGGCTGCAGGCCACCAAAGCCAGTTGCTCTTCCTCCAGGACATAAATGGCCACATTGCCCAGCCTCCTTTATAACAGGTGGGGTGTGTGACTGAGTTCTGGCCAATGCACTGTGCAGATGTGTGCCCCATCCAGGTCTGGTCCCCAAGATTCCCCCACTCTCCTCCACACACAGATATCCCTTGGCTGGTTTGATGTAAACCTCACAGTGACCTTGAGGCCCATATACTAAACATAGCAGAGCTACAGATGAAAGGAGCCTTGTCCCTGAATTGCTGCTTGGAGGAAGGTGCCCACTGACCAGGATTACCCATTTTGAATTTTGCATGAAGGAGACTTAAATATCTCTTGGTTTGTGCCATTATATGTTTTGGGGTTGGCTACAACACATGCCCCCACAGCAAtccagaggctggtgggttagagaGTGAGTATCATGGGAGCAGGCTTGGTGCTATCCTGGTACTCTCAGTCTCAAAGGGAGGCCTGGACCTGGACCTGGAATGGCCACATAGGGTGTGCCAATTTCTCAGCTGAgacctattctctctctctctctctctctctctctctctgtgtgtgtgtgtgtgtatgtgtgtgtgtgacagagtttcactctgttgcccagactagagtgcactggcatcaccttagctctcagcaacctcaaactcctgggttcaagcaaccttcctgcctcagcctgctgagcacCTGGGACTAGGCATATACCACGaccaccagctaatttttctgtttttaatagagatgcagtctcactcttgctcaagctggtcttaaacttctgagctccagcgatcctctgcctcagccttccagagtgctatgattataggcgtgagccaccacccatCTGGCGCCTCTTTTTGTTAGGCTCACATGGTTAGGCCTGGCACATGATGTGACTGCAGACACACGGTCTATGGCATGCTAGTGATGCCTTCCCCACTGTGGCACTGAAAGAATTTTCTGGACCCCCACAGGCTCCATGGGACAGGGCCTCATGCCCCACCTGACCTAATGATGGCTCCGACTCAGGTATACACGCCTGGCCTACAGCTCCCGAGAGTTTTACATCTAGTCAGGTggcggggggagggagggtgacaTGGCTTTGGAAAGGTCAGACACTCTTCTCTGACTTGTGTCTTAAGCCATTTTAAGCATGGGTGCTTTCACCTCTCTTGAAGGCCACCCTTCCacatgttggtgtgaatgtgtgtgcacatgtgagtgtgtgtgcgcaGGGAGTagtttcttccctcttcctcatTCTAGATCCTGCCCTGtcatcccctctccccttctctccttcattccttCCCATTCTATCATCCTATACAAGATCCTACATCCTAGATGGCTCCCCTCACCCCCTTCCTTCTGCAGCTACTGCTCTGGTTCTTTACTTCCCTTTGATAGCAATGCTCTTCAGAAAGGTCTCCTCTCCTCACCGTTTTCATTTCCTCACTTCCTGTGGATCAGTGGTAACCTATTTCAACCAGGCTTTGTCCCCACTCCAAAGCTGCTATAGCCAAGGTCACCCACAGATTCCATCTTGCCAAATTCAGGGATCACATCTTAATCCTCCTCTGCTCAGCAGCCCCCAAAAGAGTTGGtcactgctttatttttaaactttttattgtgGGAAAAATGTTAACATGAACAAAAATCAAGAGTTGTCTAAGGAATCTCCACGTAACTTTCACTAACAATGAAGAACAACTCAAgatctccccctcccttttttttgtttgctggAGAGTATTTAAGCAAATCCAAGGCTTCATGTTCTCCCTCCTATAAATTCTTCCACATGAATTTTGAGCTGATATTTTTCCCACATAGACCTAACAAGATGAATGCTCTGCCTCACCAGCCCAGTCCAGGTTCCAGTGTCCCTGACGTCTTTCTGCAGCTGGTTTGTTCAGCTCAGGCTGCAAACCAGGCCCACGTGTGTATTTGCACCTGGTCATGTCTCTTCAATCTTTCAGTCCACACCAGcgttcctccccttctccctcaaGCCATCGATTTGTGGGAGAAACCAGATCCTTTGTCTAATAGCCTATCTAGCACTCTGGGCTGAAGCTTCCTTGGGGCGTCCTGATGTGCTCATCTGAGGCCCACACTGGCAGGTGCAGCTGAAACTGAGGGCTCCCCTTCCTCTGTGAGTCCCTCCTGCTCTCCCTGTGGGTTCTCTTCCCTGGACTGTCTCCTGCCAAGGTCTCGGCAGCCCCAGCCTTAGCCACCACCCAGATGCCGATAACATTGGCATCCACACCTCCAGCCTAACTTCTGTATCCAGCCACCTCCTCCATATCCCTGCATGGCATCTCAAATGTAACATGACCAATTAAGGACCAAAACCATAACTGTCCCTGAACCTCAGCCCCTATTCCAACTTTAACtactctcttcctccctctgagGCCTTCCTGATCCAAGCTACCACCCCCTCTCCCCTGGGTGCCCCCAGAAGAGTCCCCGCTGGGCATTCTGCATCCACTTGTTCCATGTCCTCTTGTCCCACCCTGGCTACACAGGGGTACGTGAGAGAGGTTACATAGGTGGTTGCCAGGGTCTACAGAAGGAGGGATGGGAGCTCCcgcttaatgggtacagagtcCCAGTTGAACAGTTGTGGAGATGACTAGTGCCTTATGAATGTATTTTGTGCCGctaaactatacacttaaaaatggttaagatggtcaATGTTATGTgtaccataatttttttaaaaaattgaaaaaagaaggcGGGccgggcagtacctgtggctcagtgagtagggcgccggccccatatgcggagggtggcgggttcaaacccagccctgggaaaactgcaacaaaaaaatagccaggcgttgtggcgggcgcctgtagtcccagctactcgggaggctgaggcaagagaatcacttaagcccaggagttggaggttgctgtgagctgtgtgaggccacggcactctaccgagggccataaagtgagactctgtctctacaaaaaaaaaaaaaaaagaaggtaggcctgtggctcagtgagtaggatgccggccccatataccggaggtggtgggttcaaaactggccctggacaaaaactgcaaaaataataataataaaaatgtgaaaaaaagacacataaaGGGATTGTGTCACTCCTCCCTGTCCAGAATTCTCCAGCAGCTTCCCTGTGAAACCTGGAGTCCCTGTGTGGCCTACATAGCCCAGCATCCTCTCAGACAGCACCttcatcccttcctccccttgATCTCTGCTCCAGCCACTCTGGCCTCCTTCCTTGTCATCCCTCAGGCCCTGCACATGTTCCCGCAGACCCTCTGCTTGCTCCCTTCTCCATCCACAGAGCTTGTGCTGGCCCCGCCTACCTCTAGACGCTCCCTGCCCTTACCTATGTGATGCTACCCTACATGGTAGCTTATTGCACTTGTAATCTTCCACTGCAGAAGCCAGCAGGCTATTGTGGAAGCCACTCTGGGCTCCAAGGTAGCCAGAAGGGCCTCTGAGGCCTGTGTGTGGCTCTCTGGCCCACACAGTAGTCACAGTCATTGCAAAGAAGGATAATCACaacaacagtttgcccagctggGTGTTCATCACTTAGGAGCCTCAGATGGGGAGACACTGAGGTTCTGAGGGCGGACCAGGCCTGGACTGTTCCCTTACTCACTCACCCCTCCTGCACTTTGTAGTCACCTGGGGGCTTTTGTGAAATAGAGGTGACTGGCAGAAATTTTGAGTTGTTCAAAATTTGAACTTGAATGTTCAAATGGACTGGAACATTTGGATTGTTTAAAATCTCTCAGGAGACTCCCGTTTGTGGTGGGATGGTGAGCCCCCCACATTGAGGCCTGGGCAATGCTGGGCTATTGGTTGTCTAGGCCAACGTGTGTAGAAAGCAGCTCTGTTGAGAAAACCTGGGAACCTGTCTTCCCATAAACCAGGCTCCCCCAACTTCCCAAGGGGTTTCCACAAAGCAAACTTAGAAACCTGGAGTTGGACCAGCTAGGAAGCTCCCCAGGAGACCTGAGCTTCCCCGGGTGTCCTGCCCTTACTGCCCCAGTGTTGGACTTGGGGCGGCCTAGGCCCTCCTGCTTCCTTCCAAGCCCTGCAGTGCCACCACCCACTGCTCTGTCTCTGAGGAGAAGCCCCCAACAGGCCTGCTGAACCACAGAGTGGCCCAGTGATCTGGGGGACCCTGGAGGCTGCTGGATCTGAGAGGAGACCCTGAGAGGTCATAACTTCCCCCCTCTCCTACAGCAGCCCTTCTGGATTTCATCTGACTGGACTTGGAAAACGATTGTTTTGAGGGGAGAGAGGCCACAAGGCTGGGCCCTGGCCCTGTGCCCATGCTCATCCTGTGAGGGCTCTGAACCTATGACCATGGAGGGATTGTGCAAGTGTGAGGGGGGTAGTGGGAAACAGTCTTTGGCAGCTGCCCCAAGACTGTCATCCACTGTTGCCACAGGGAGCAGTGGGTGAAGAGGTCCCCAGCCTCCCTAATCTGCCCTCTTCAGTAAGAAGGTTGACTTCGGACCCTCCTACCCCTGCTTTTTGGATGAGGTGACCATCCTGGGCCATCTAGCTGACAGAAGAAGGGCAGGAACTAGGTCTCCTGATCCAGAGACATGTCCCCCAGGTCAGAGGACTTCTGTGTCCTCCTTGCCACAGGTGTGACCTGGATGCCCCACATAGCTACATCTCCTCCACCCAGCCTGGTGTGGACTTGAGCCTTATCTACTGCTTCTTCTGGGGACCTCACTTGAAATCTATGTCTTCTAAGTCTGGCCACTAGCCTGTGACCTAATGACAGGGCTCAGCACTCAGCAGGGGCTCTTGCTGCCCAGGGGAAGCGTCACTGCTGGCTTCCAGAGAAGCTCAGGGGCCAGAAATTTCTACCTACTGCATGGCAGAGTGAAGTGGTCATTTCTGGTCTCACCAGCAGACCAGGTAGCACTTACCAGGCCTGACTCCCATGGGGATATGAACCCAGGAAGCCTTCAGGGGCAAGGGGATCCCACAAGGGACAGCTCTGGCCCCAGGGGCAAAAGCTATGAGGTAAGGTGTGGCTGCAGCCTGGTGACTTGAGGGAAGTCATCCCTAGAAACTCTGCTCTCTCCAGGTGGAGGGAAGGACCTGCTGGGCCAGTCCAGAGGCAGAGGCACAGGCTGCAGGGTCAGGGGGACTTGTTTATTCAAGGCACAGTCATAGCATTAATAACAAGAAGGTTCAACATTCTGGCACATTCCTGTAGTGGTGGTGGCCAAAGTTAGTCCACACCCCCCACTGAGGCCTCTGAGAACGAAATGCTGCTGAGAGGCACTTTGCCCCCAGAGGCAGCTGGAGGCTGGGCAGGCAAGCGTGGGGCTGCTCAGGCCCCAGGAAGGCCCCCTCAGAGGCCCTAGTCTAGATAATACTGGGAGGCCCCATGGGAAGCAGCTCCCTCCAGAAGGGATCACATCTGGGGCGCTTTGGTGGATGGATTGGAGGAGGCTGAGAAGTTGGGGAGGGGAGAGTGTGGTAGTGGAGGCCAGCAGGTGAGACAAGtgtgggctgagggagggggtTCCTGAGAGGGCTTGTATGTGTTGTCTTGGGGGAACTAAAGAACTCCCCACCACCACTCTGCAGGGACCATGAGAGGTCCCAGATAGAGCCAGCTATGGTGGAGACTCCTAGTTTGCTTTAGAGTGGACACTAGAACTTTCAACATTGGCACCACCTCCTCTCAGAGCCAGACTACGCTCGACCCAAATCCAGAATGGAAGCTCCCAGCCGCCAAGACCCTTCCCATATGTAGGCTTCTGAGGGCTACagggggaggtgggcagcagACGAAGGGCAGAACCAGTAGAGACTGGGCAGCTGCCAGCAAGAGGTGCTAGAGAAGGAGGCGCCCCAGACCAACTTCTGGCATGACCCCCCCATACCCAATTCACACTATAGGGCTGGGCAAGGCCAGGAGTTGGCCATCTCCCCACTGTGGGCAGACTCTCTGCTGGGCCCAGATGCTCTGCTATGGAAGGGGCCTTTCCCTTTGTTGGTTGGTGGAATTCTGGGAGGAGGTTGCCCTATGGGACCTGGGTGTGTAAGGGCCAGGCTGGATATAAGTTCTCCCTTATTCCTAGTTGGCCAAGGAATGAGAAAGACAGCCATCTCCCCAGCCTACCCAACTTCTCTGGAAAGGTCCCCCATGCCAAAGTTTGGCAATATCCATCCCTTGAGCACTATTTCTCATCTGTGCTGGAGCTTGGAGCTTCTGGGGCTGGGATGTTGGCAAAGATGGTACAAGGACAAGGCCTAGGTGATCTGAGTTTAGGGCAGCCATGTGCCTGGGGCCTGGTGGAAATGTTCAGGTGAGGTGAGCCTTGGCCCACCACCAGCAGGTTGTCAGCAGGAACCCAGACCTTGGGGAGGGCTTTGGAACATGCAGCCCCATTCAACTTGGTGAGTTCTGGTTCACTGAGACCCCAGCCAGCCCTTCTCCAAGTCCTCCTCAGCTGGGCTTCCTGGTGGTCCCAATGCAGGCCTGTCCACTGCCAGCTATGGCGAAGGTGCTGGGTGTCACCAGTGTTGCACAGGATTCTGCTCCGCTAGGTCTCAGGTGGTGGCAGCCCTGGGGGTGTGGTGGCCTTGCTTCACCAGAACGGGCTTCTTCACCCAACCCCACCCCTAGCAGGCCTGGGGGTGATGTCACTGTTGAAGCATCTGCAGTGTCTGAACTAGGGCCACACTGGAGGCCACTTGGATGCAGGGCATGGTGCGGGGCAGCCCTGAGAGGAGATGAAGGGTCCTACATACTTGGGGCAAGGGGGGTGGCCAGTCCTGTTGGAAACATGAGTTTCTTACCCAAGCTGCTGCTTATCTTAGCCAAGCAGAGGGTCTAGGCACTCAGAGGagtatgaggcaagagaagctcttAGTGGCCACATCCTTGGCTTTGGGGATCTTCTCATTAGACCCTGGGGCTTGAGGAAGTATGTCTGGTTTCCTACCACTCAGGGTTTGGGGAAGAAGACCCCCCTCCAAAAATTGTCTCTGTCCCTCCCCACCTCACAGTACCCAGAGCAAGGACCAGCCAAGGCTTCCTTCTTCAAAATGCACACAGGTCTCATTTAATGAGCCCCAGGTGACCTCATCTACCCCTGTAAGAATGGAAAGGAGAAGGGCATCTATTCCGCAGCTCCTGGGGATGTCTGCCAAGGGGCAGAGGAACAGGAAGGGGCTCAGTCACCTCTTTGCAGGTCGAtgggtgcagaagctttttcttcCCAGATGGTCATCTGTGTCTCATAGTGAGGCCAGTGCTGGGGAGGAAGGGGTCGGAGGTAGGGGGAGCAGCTGCAGAAGCTCCTGGGCAGGGCAGCTGGTGATGAGCCTGGAGAGCCTTCGGTAGGCTTCCTTTCGCCTCCTCCCTGGTGCGTGCCTCCTCCGTCTCGACCCCAGGAAGGGAGCACAGCTTCAGCCACCCCTCCCAAGACAGTGCCTGCCTGTATCCACCATCTCATGCAGGCTCCCTCAGTCCTGCCCAGCACCTCCAGTTCCAACCGGTCAGCAGGGAGGGGCCTCCATGTAGCCGTGGCTGGGGAGCAGATCTCTCTACTGGGGGCTTCCCAAAGTCTGCAGCAGGTAGTGGGGAGATCTAGGCCACCTTCCTACCTCCCCCTGCCAGACCCTCCCCTGGGTCACCAGCAGAGGCCGGGGTCCTCATCAGTGGTACTGGCTCTGGCCCTCTAGTTCCAGCCCTTCCTGGAACTGGGCTGAGTTGAGCTCCCTTGAGAAGCCCCTCAGACTACTCTCCTCTTCGCCTTCTTCTGGCTGCTGGCTATTCATGGTGCCGTAGGTGTGCCTggctggggaggaggctggggtcAGATTCAACTCTGGCTCTTGCAGCACGGTGGCCACATACAGCTGCTTGGGATAGAAGGAAAACAAGAGCAAGGTTACATCTGAGGCGAGGCCCTGGCACACCCTCTCCCTCACATACCACCCCCATCACCACTGTTCCTTCCAAATCAAACCTTCTTCCCAGTAGCTTGAGCCCTGTCCATCCCACCTGCCTCATTGTCCTGGGTCATGTAAGGAGCATCCAGGGACTCCCAAGGATGGCTGAGTTGGGGGTCTCCCCACACCCAGTCATTGTCCTTCAAAACATGTTCTGTTCACTTCTGGTTCTAAGTCAGGCTGAACCCAGGGGAGATGACCTGAGGTTCAGGTCATCAGGAGAGACCCTTGTTGTTGTACCaatgcactttctttcttttatttaaagattatttttatttatttatttatttattttagagacaaggtcttactttgTAGcagcctaggctagagtgcaatggcatgatatgatcaaccttcaactcctgggcccaagcagtcctcctgcctcagcctcctgcgtacctgggactacaggtgtgcacggCCTTGCTCAgcaattttcctttatttattgtaaagatggggtctctctctgttggccagactgttttcaaactcctggcctcaagtgatcctcctgcctcggcctcccagaatgctatgatCACAGttatgagccactttgcctggtcAGATGTGCTTTCTAAAG belongs to Nycticebus coucang isolate mNycCou1 chromosome 9, mNycCou1.pri, whole genome shotgun sequence and includes:
- the NGB gene encoding neuroglobin, giving the protein MERPEPELIRQSWQAVSRSPLEHGTVLFARLFDLEPDLLPLFQYNCRQFSSPEDCLSSPEFLDHIRKVMLVIDAAVTNVEDLSSLEEYLASLGRKHRAAGVKLSSFSTVGESLLYMLEKCLGPAFTPATRAAWSQLYQTVVQAMSRGWDGQ